A genomic segment from Xyrauchen texanus isolate HMW12.3.18 chromosome 21, RBS_HiC_50CHRs, whole genome shotgun sequence encodes:
- the LOC127661727 gene encoding small acidic protein-like isoform X1 — protein sequence MSSSDERCKGTKRSASPNETGSTQWSSADLGTDERKQKFLRLMGAGKKEHTGRLVIGDHKSTSHFRSGAEDQKITSELENQYQQGLDGKLSGRNRRHCGLGFSEPDPPAEIQSTAASEQSPSSDETPEQPSEQHKEEKTLSSDTDEEQDQHTDSEEDKKKTLKKAFVKAT from the exons ATGAGTTCTTCTGACGAAAGGTGTAAAGGCACAAAACGATCTGCATCTCCAAATGAA ACAGGATCCACACAATGGTCATCAGCAGACTTGGGGACAGACGAAAGGAAGCAGAAGTTTTTGAGGCTGATGGGAGCAGGAAAG aaAGAGCACACTGGACGCCTTGTTATTGGGGATCACAAATCAACGTCACATTTCCGAAGTG GGGCAGAGGATCAGAAGATCACCAGTGAGCTGGAGAACCAGTATCAGCAGGGTCTGGATGGGAAGCTTTCAGGAAGGAACAGGAGACACTGTGGTCTGGGATTTAGTGAG CCTGATCCACCAGCTGAGATTCAGAGCACTGCTGCCTCAGAGCAATCGCCGAGTTCAGATGAGACCCCTGAGCAACCATCAGAACAACACAAGGAAGAGAAAACACTTTCTTCTGACACAGATGAGGAGCAGGACCAGCACACAGACTCAGAGGAGGATAAGAAAAAGACTTTGAAAAAGGCTTTTGTGAAAGCAACATAA
- the LOC127661727 gene encoding small acidic protein-like isoform X2 — protein MVISRLGDRRKEAEVFEADGSRKGSKEHTGRLVIGDHKSTSHFRSGAEDQKITSELENQYQQGLDGKLSGRNRRHCGLGFSEPDPPAEIQSTAASEQSPSSDETPEQPSEQHKEEKTLSSDTDEEQDQHTDSEEDKKKTLKKAFVKAT, from the exons ATGGTCATCAGCAGACTTGGGGACAGACGAAAGGAAGCAGAAGTTTTTGAGGCTGATGGGAGCAGGAAAGGTTCA aaAGAGCACACTGGACGCCTTGTTATTGGGGATCACAAATCAACGTCACATTTCCGAAGTG GGGCAGAGGATCAGAAGATCACCAGTGAGCTGGAGAACCAGTATCAGCAGGGTCTGGATGGGAAGCTTTCAGGAAGGAACAGGAGACACTGTGGTCTGGGATTTAGTGAG CCTGATCCACCAGCTGAGATTCAGAGCACTGCTGCCTCAGAGCAATCGCCGAGTTCAGATGAGACCCCTGAGCAACCATCAGAACAACACAAGGAAGAGAAAACACTTTCTTCTGACACAGATGAGGAGCAGGACCAGCACACAGACTCAGAGGAGGATAAGAAAAAGACTTTGAAAAAGGCTTTTGTGAAAGCAACATAA
- the LOC127661663 gene encoding CD81 antigen-like: protein MAVTGCSQCIKYMLFFLNFIFWLAGGVILGVALWLRHDSQTSNLLMLQFEGNQAPGTFYFSVYVLIATGALMMFVGFLGCYGAIQESQCLLGTFFTCLVILFACEVAAGIWCFVNRDTISTELINFYDTAYIKAVDPVGPPSKQAATKVLEVFHDTLECCGKGDDNDLFKAVQASVCSKMKNPIDPLISQSCHIKLRDLFTEKLHVIGLAALVIAVIMIFEMIFTMVLCCAVRNSPAY, encoded by the exons ATGGCTGTTACCGGCTGCTCTCAGTGCATTAAATACATGCTCTTCTTCTTAAACTTCATTTTTTGG tTGGCTGGTGGTGTGATTCTGGGTGTAGCTCTATGGCTTCGCCATGAcagtcaaaccagcaacctcctaaTGCTTCAGTTTGAGGGGAATCAAGCCCCAGGCACCTTTTATTTCA GTGTGTATGTTCTCATAGCGACTGGGGCTCTAATGATGTTTGTGGGGTTTCTCGGTTGTTATGGTGCCATTCAAGAATCTCAGTGCCTCTTAGGAACG tTCTTCACATGTTTGGTGATCCTCTTTGCCTGTGAGGTGGCGGCAGGAATATGGTGCTTTGTTAATAGGGACACG ATCTCCACTGAGCTTATTAACTTCTATGATACTGCATACATTAAAGCTGTGGATCCGGTGGGCCCACCATCCAAACAGGCAGCCACCAAGGTTTTGGAGGTCTTCCATGACACA CTTGAGTGCTGTGGTAAAGGGGATGATAACGATCTTTTCAAAGCTGTTCAAGCCTCTGTGTGTTCCAAGATGAAAAACCCAATTGACCCACTCATCTCTCAG AGTTGTCACATAAAGCTCAGGGACCTGTTCACTGAGAAACTCCATGTGATTGGATTGGCTGCCCTAGTGATCGCTGTCATTATG ATTTTTGAGATGATCTTCACCATGGTCCTCTGCTGTGCAGTCCGCAATTCTCCTGCATACTGA